The DNA segment TCGTATATTGCCTTGTCTATGATTTGGCTATTGACTCGCAAACAAGAAATTATAAGAAAGAATTTATATGTTGTTTTATGTTCTTTTGTTCTTGGATACGGTTTATTTTTGAGTAATTCTCGGTCATCATGGATTGCTTTTCTATTTTGTTTTATTCTTTTTATTTTTGATATGGGTAGGGATAAGGAAGATAAGTATCATTTATCTATTGGTTTAAGTTTAGGCATTTTATTGGCACTTATTTTAGCATTACCTACTGTTATACCACGGATTACACAATCTTTTTCAGGAAGTGATGTTGGGTTTCGTACACGGCTATGGATATATGACGGTACTATCAGAATGTTTTTAAAGAATCCATTATTAGGGGTTGGATTTGGAAATTATTATTATTGGAGCCCGAAATATTTGGGGGATGCTTTACATTCAAATTACGGTAATACTCATTATAGGAATGAATTGTTAACTTTGCATGCTCATAATGATATTTTGGAGTTACTTGCAGAAGGTGGAATTATAATTGGGATATTAATACTTATTTTCTATTTCCTACCAATTATACTTTATCGAAAGAATTATGTTTGGATTGTATTTTTAATAACATCACTTTTTAATCCCATATTTATTAGCGGATTTCATATAAGTATAGCGTTATTTTCTTTGATGAACCATATAAATATTGGGACTAAGAGTGTGATGAATATATTAAGCAGATATGAATTATTTTTAAATAGAAAATGGAGATATGTAGTAGTTGTTTTAGGAATATTTATTATGGTTTTTCTTTCATATACGTTGTGGTTACCTGATTATAAATTAAGGCAGGCAGAAAAACAGTTAATATTACATATAGATTGTTCGAGCCATTACCAGATGTTAGTAAAATCAAGATTTGCCTCTTATGCAACGTGGGAAGGGTATGCCCAATCACTAATACTAAAAAAAGATTATGAAAATGCCTATCATGTTCTAAAAAAAGCATTAGAAAAGACGGACTCAGGGTTTATATATTTATTATTAGGTAGATGTGCAAGCGAGTTAGGAAAAAAAGAAGAAAGTATCCGATGGTATCGTGAATGTTTATATCGATTTCCCAATAATATAGAGGCTCAAGAAGGGGTAAAAGTTAACTCAGATTTGCAATAAAAAGGCTTTGTACTATAGCTACAAAAGGGGTGTTGTTAGAAGTAGATATTTTTATTGTGTAGTTTGTATCGGTTTCAATAGGTAAGTTCACTTTATATCTTTCGCTTCTTAGTTTTTCATAAATTATAGGTTTTGTTTCCCCTCGATTTACTTCAAGAACAAACTCATCAGCGTCATTTAGAAATAAAGTAATTGTTATTTCTTTTGAGCGTGTATCCAGCCAATAAGAACCAGTGCTATTCCATAATATATTACGTATTACGGGGGAACCATCTTCACTTTTTATTTCTAATGAACGAGTTGAATTTGGATATTGAGTGCGGAAAAAACTAACAGTAGACGGAATTTGGGAAATAGGATTAATAAACCGTTTGAGTTGATAACTTTCGGATAGAGTAAGAAGTAAAATGGTAGATATTAGTAAGGATAAAATATACAGTAAACAGATATTTAAGGCTTTAAGGAGTGAGATGCCGAATGTTCCTAAAATAATAAGAAAAGCAAAAAGTGGGATAAATGCAAATCCCCAGAGGATAATGAATTTAGGTAGCCATGAAAATAAGAAAACAATAGAGGCTATCAGTATTCCAACCAATATAATAAGATTTGGATGTATGCTTTCTTTAACTCCCATAATTTTCGAAATTAAATTTATAAGTAGGGGTGAAATAATTAAAAGGGAAAATCCAGTGATAATTCGAGATAATAACAATTCATTTTGATAAATATCCCAGAATGATAAATGTGTATGTAAAAGGGTTGGTTTTTGTAGCCAAAATGTGAGCGACATAAATATGTTGATTGAAACAAAAATAATAAGGACTAAACCGAGGAATAAGGTAATAATTTCAGGTGTTAAGTTAATCAAAACATTTTGAGAAAATCCCGTGGTTGATAAATTTGGTGGGCTTGTTGAAAGTCTTAATGTCTCTCCACATTTCCAACAGTGGTCATTATCTTTAGGATTTTCAGAGCCACAACGTTTACAAATTGACTCGGGCAATAAATCAAAGTCCGTTGCAAGGATTACAGGGAAGGGACGTTTTTTTACAGTTTTTCTTTCAATGTGTCGTTTAAGTCGTTCAATCGCCACATGTGCCCATTTATGTTCAGGACATATCTCATGTAATTTTTCATAAGTTTGTTTAGCTAAATCATATTTACCAATAGTAACGTAAATTCTGCCAAGTTGTTCATATAAGCCAGGTTCATTACCCCAGATTTCAATTGCTTTTTTTAATTTCTCTATCGCATCTTCATATTTCCCCAATCGGTAAAGTGTTGCAGACAAGAATCGGTAAACATTTATATGTGGTTCCCATTCGTTAACTAAGACGGTAAGATGGTCTAACGCTAAGGAATAATCTTTATTTTGATATAGTTTTTTTGCTAATGTCCATCGTTTTTCATAGTCTTTAGGATTTTTTTCAACGTAGTCAAGTAGGTCAAGAAGGTTCAACGTTCCATCACCTTTTCATTAAAAAATTAACTATTTTTTCTTTTCTTTTTTCGTTCTTTTTTCCGTGTTTCTTTATATTTAGCTAAATTTATTCTATACAAAATTTCATTGACAACCCAAGCAATAATTGCACCTACAACAGCTGACATACCTATAGTAAAACCAATACGTGTACCCTTTGAATAATCATACACTAAAAAACCAGCCAGAAAATAATTAGGGACGAGAAGTAATAGACTACAAATAATCCAAAAAATCCATCCAACGGATTCAATATTTTTGAACTGTTTCATTTAACTCCTTATCCTTTAGTTTTTTGAGGTTGTGGGATTGTTAGTGTAAATTGAGTTCCTTTATTAATTTGACTGGAAACGGTGATTTTTCCACCGTGTTCTTCCACAATTTTCTTCGTAACCGAAAGTCCTAATCCAGTGCCTTTATATCCCTTTGTAGTAAAGAAAGGCTCAAAGATGTGTTTGATATCCTCATCGGATATCCCCTTGCCATTATCAGAAATAGTTATAACTAACCCATTATTTTTAGAAAATGTTGCCTTGATATCAATACGCCCCCCGTTTTCTGGGATAAAATCTGTAGCATTTAATAAGAGATTCGTAATGCAATGCATAATACCATTGGGGTCAAGATATACATCATCTTTTATTTCTGAAAGGTTAATAGTTAAGGTGATGTTTCGACTTTTAAATAGGTCGGAAAATATTTCAGTTACTTTATTTATAATACTCTCAAGGTTGCAATACGTCTTTTGTGGGATGCGGGGTTTTGAAAATAAAAGCAAATCTTGAACAAATTCAGAAACGAAAAATGAAGTTCGTCGTAGAACAGGCCATGCTTTATGAACGATAGGATAGTTTTTTTGTTGCAGTGCCTTATCCATAAGCTCAGTACTGGTGAGCATCCCTGTGAGAATATTTTTTAAGTGATGCGTCAATGCTGTAATTGTATATCCAATCGCAGCAAGTCGTTCCGATTGTAGTTTCTCCTGAATAAGTTGTGAATTTACCACTGCAGTTGATGCCCAAGAGGCAAGAATTTCAAGGAAACGTAAATCCTCATGAGTAAAATCATTTCCATCGAGTTTGTTAACCATTTCAAGGACACCTATTAAGCGCTTACGGTCAATCATAGGGACCGCAAGTAAGTTTCTTGTAGAAAAGTTCGTTAACGTATCTACCTCAGAAAAGAAACGTGGGTCATTCTTGACATTATTTACAATTATCGGTTTCAGTGTCCTTGCTACTTCTCCTGCAATACCACGGTCTATTGGAATACGTATTTCCTTTTTAGTTATTTCTGAACCAACTGGTCCTAATGTAACCTGAAAGGATAATTCTTTCCGCTTTTCATCGTATAGCAAGAGAGAACCTGCCTCCGCATTACTCGCTTTTCTACATTCCTCAGTAATAATAGTAATGAGTTGGTCTATATCCGTTAAATTTGAAAAGAAATGTTGAACACGGTAGATAGCTTGAACGTAACCTCGTATTTCCTCATTAACCCACGATAATTTTGTAATTTGACTTTCTGCTGAATTATCCATATTAGTAGCTTCTTGTCCTATGTATAGAGTGCTATTTGTATTTTTCTAAATGTATTAAATGTTTTATCCTTCGTTCTGATTGAAGTTCCTTAATTTGATTGAATAATAACACACATTTATCAGATTTTAATTCAGGTAAGAATGATAATATAAAATTTCTTAATGTATCTTCATCAACAAAATCACAAAAAGAATCATATAATTGCACAAGAGATTTCAATTTATCCTTTAATAAAATCGTTCTCTTTATTATCGCCGAATCTAAATCAATGATAAAAATTCGTTTACCATCTGTTGTTAGTAAATTCTTACCCGATACGTCCTTGTGGTATATTTTCTTTTCCCATAAGGAAAAAATGAGATTATGAATAGAATTGAAAAATTCGGGCAAGGAGACCCCTTTTTGGATATATATTTTATTCTTTACAAACATTTCAACATTACAACTATCATTGATAAATTCTGTTATAAAAATATGCTGGACTGGTATGAAATACTGACGTAATTCAATATACCCGATAGGTTTAGGAGTTGAAATAGAATGAGAATCTAAATACCTGCTTATGTTCCAGGCATTCTTACACCGCCTACGAAGTAACAAATGCCTTATCATACCTTCAAAACGACTGTATGTTGTTTTCTTAACAAAATAATTATCTACTTTGAGTGAAATAGATTTATCTGTTTTTTTAATTATTTCTGTCGCATAATTGATTTTGGTTATCAAATCATCTATATCTACATCTCTATTATTTAGCAGAGCATGATATATTTGTTTTTTTATGATGATAGTCATATCTAAAAAGTTATGTGTTTCTTAATCAAGGTTTTAATAGATACCCACGTTAGATGTGGAGATGCAAGAAGGTTTGCTAAAAATGAAAACGTAACATCTCCATATCCTTTTAATAACGTATTATAAAAATGTAATGGTATATTTCTTTTAATAAATGAACGTTTTAATCGGATAAGATTAAAGGAACGATGAAAATTATTGAGATTCTTCTTAGTCATTGCCTTATCGAAATCAATAAGAAAAACAGAATTGGATTTAGAATCAATTAAGATGTTTCTTGTCTGTAAATCTTTGTGATAGACCCCTAAT comes from the Candidatus Hydrogenedens sp. genome and includes:
- a CDS encoding O-antigen ligase family protein, whose protein sequence is MNMNLFKNENVIHTLIFSSIVLPPLIFSFEFTSFLYPKEIVLSGLLLLLFPFFLARTETLVVNLHSLLFLILILFFCLSIFYAKVPEQTLIRVSELTLFLVYIIVIDDFCVKSTYKNAMDLGIIISGLGISLTLIIQKYNIVPVLFPTFPEYKQLYSVFGNQNLAGSYIALSMIWLLTRKQEIIRKNLYVVLCSFVLGYGLFLSNSRSSWIAFLFCFILFIFDMGRDKEDKYHLSIGLSLGILLALILALPTVIPRITQSFSGSDVGFRTRLWIYDGTIRMFLKNPLLGVGFGNYYYWSPKYLGDALHSNYGNTHYRNELLTLHAHNDILELLAEGGIIIGILILIFYFLPIILYRKNYVWIVFLITSLFNPIFISGFHISIALFSLMNHINIGTKSVMNILSRYELFLNRKWRYVVVVLGIFIMVFLSYTLWLPDYKLRQAEKQLILHIDCSSHYQMLVKSRFASYATWEGYAQSLILKKDYENAYHVLKKALEKTDSGFIYLLLGRCASELGKKEESIRWYRECLYRFPNNIEAQEGVKVNSDLQ
- a CDS encoding tetratricopeptide repeat protein, producing MNLLDLLDYVEKNPKDYEKRWTLAKKLYQNKDYSLALDHLTVLVNEWEPHINVYRFLSATLYRLGKYEDAIEKLKKAIEIWGNEPGLYEQLGRIYVTIGKYDLAKQTYEKLHEICPEHKWAHVAIERLKRHIERKTVKKRPFPVILATDFDLLPESICKRCGSENPKDNDHCWKCGETLRLSTSPPNLSTTGFSQNVLINLTPEIITLFLGLVLIIFVSINIFMSLTFWLQKPTLLHTHLSFWDIYQNELLLSRIITGFSLLIISPLLINLISKIMGVKESIHPNLIILVGILIASIVFLFSWLPKFIILWGFAFIPLFAFLIILGTFGISLLKALNICLLYILSLLISTILLLTLSESYQLKRFINPISQIPSTVSFFRTQYPNSTRSLEIKSEDGSPVIRNILWNSTGSYWLDTRSKEITITLFLNDADEFVLEVNRGETKPIIYEKLRSERYKVNLPIETDTNYTIKISTSNNTPFVAIVQSLFIANLS
- a CDS encoding HAMP domain-containing sensor histidine kinase, producing MDNSAESQITKLSWVNEEIRGYVQAIYRVQHFFSNLTDIDQLITIITEECRKASNAEAGSLLLYDEKRKELSFQVTLGPVGSEITKKEIRIPIDRGIAGEVARTLKPIIVNNVKNDPRFFSEVDTLTNFSTRNLLAVPMIDRKRLIGVLEMVNKLDGNDFTHEDLRFLEILASWASTAVVNSQLIQEKLQSERLAAIGYTITALTHHLKNILTGMLTSTELMDKALQQKNYPIVHKAWPVLRRTSFFVSEFVQDLLLFSKPRIPQKTYCNLESIINKVTEIFSDLFKSRNITLTINLSEIKDDVYLDPNGIMHCITNLLLNATDFIPENGGRIDIKATFSKNNGLVITISDNGKGISDEDIKHIFEPFFTTKGYKGTGLGLSVTKKIVEEHGGKITVSSQINKGTQFTLTIPQPQKTKG
- a CDS encoding lipopolysaccharide kinase InaA family protein encodes the protein MTIIIKKQIYHALLNNRDVDIDDLITKINYATEIIKKTDKSISLKVDNYFVKKTTYSRFEGMIRHLLLRRRCKNAWNISRYLDSHSISTPKPIGYIELRQYFIPVQHIFITEFINDSCNVEMFVKNKIYIQKGVSLPEFFNSIHNLIFSLWEKKIYHKDVSGKNLLTTDGKRIFIIDLDSAIIKRTILLKDKLKSLVQLYDSFCDFVDEDTLRNFILSFLPELKSDKCVLLFNQIKELQSERRIKHLIHLEKYK